One segment of Anser cygnoides isolate HZ-2024a breed goose chromosome 5, Taihu_goose_T2T_genome, whole genome shotgun sequence DNA contains the following:
- the ASCL2 gene encoding achaete-scute homolog 2, with translation MNSGALPPLPPHPSAPRGRRRPPSPELLRCKRRLAFASLPGTGGAAAAVARRNERERNRVRLVNLGFAALRQHVPHGAASKKMSKVETLRSAVEYIRALQRLLDEHDAATAFPDGRPPRPGRAAVGESGGGSGGYSSASPCSSEESGYDGELSPEERELLDFTSWLGSY, from the coding sequence ATGAACAGCGGGGCTCTGCCTCCgctcccccctcacccctccgccccccggggccgccggcggCCCCCATCCCCGGAGCTGCTGCGCTGCAAGCGCCGCTTGGCTTTCGCCTCCCTcccgggcaccgggggggccgcggcggccGTGGCTCGCCGCAACGAACGGGAGCGCAACCGGGTGCGCTTGGTCAACCTGGGCTTCGCCGCCCTCCGCCAGCACGTCCCCCACGGGGCCGCCAGCAAGAAGATGAGCAAGGTGGAGACCCTGCGCTCCGCTGTCGAGTACATCCGTGCCTTGCAGCGGCTCCTGGACGAGCACGACGCCGCCACCGCTTTCCCCGACGGCCGCCCGCCCCGTCCGGGGCGGGCGGCCGTCGGGGAAAGCGGTGGCGGCAGCGGTGGTTACTCCTCCGCCTCCCCTTGCTCCTCCGAGGAGAGCGGTTACGATGGGGAGCTCAGCCCCGAGGAGCGGGAGCTGTTGGATTTCACCAGCTGGCTCGGGAGCTACTGA